The genomic DNA AGTAGATTGGAATCATCGTGAACGGATTTGAGATATAAACTGCAACGAGTGCAGCAAAGCGGTTGAAGCGGAAAAACGGCTGCGTGAGAAAGGCAACGGCAAGCACTAACAACATTTGAATTCCAAAGGTCGGAGTCAGACCGATGAAAATTCCAATTGCAGTTCCCATCGCAATGGAATGGGGAGTGTCTTTGAGTTGCAGAATAGCATGCAACCATTGACGTGGATCGCACCACCAGATCAATCGCGATTGCCAGGACATCGAGAAATTCCCACTTGGGCAGCCATACTCGTCATCAAATGCGAACAATTGCGTCGAGAATAAATGTGGTCCATCAACACGTTGCGGGCAGGTTAACCTCGCTGGTGTTGTGGATACCGCGTCATCAGGATTCATCACCTGCTGCGTCACTCTGGCCTCTTGTTTCTTCGGTTGTCATCTCGACCAAATACTGTGATCGGTTCAATGATCGGGTTCAGTGATCGGTCGGAGCGAGTCGATTGATATTTTTCGCATCGACCCCAACCGGCTGCAAAATTTGCCGAATCGTTACTGATTCATCAACTTCGTGACAAGAGGCAGGACATCTTCCTGATAGGTAAACTCTGCGGGATCTTCGGGGTTTGGGAATTGCCCAGCAAGTTGCCCGTCTTTCCCATAAACGTACACGATGGGGATCGATCCCTGCTTGATTTTTTCGTTATAAACGATGTCAGAAGCGGTCGAACAAAGAATGTTTTGAAACGTAGCACCTTGCTTTTTCAGAACAGCCAGAACTGGCTTGGTGTACGTCTCGACCGGTTCATCATCAAAACCCTGATAGTCCAGTGAGATCGAGAGACACGCGACTTGATCCGAATGCTCTTTGTGAAGTTGGACAAGATTGGGGAACTCGACCAAGCAGGGGGCACAGTAAGTTGCCCAGACATCGACAACGACGATTTTGCCTTTGTGCTGCGAAATCAACTCCTGAGTTTGATCCCAACTCTTGATTTCAAGCTTCACTTCTTCAGCTTGACTTGTTGATGAATCAGAAGTTGTTGATGACTCTTCTGTTTGACCTGCCGGGGCTGGTGTCTCATTGGCGGGAGTTTCTGGCGTCACCGCGCCTCCAGCTTCGGGAACTTCGGGGTCGGGAGGCGTTCCAGGTTCTTGTGAACATCCTGCCGCGACCAGAAAAGGAACGAAGGCCAATAGAAGTAAGGTTGTTTTCAACATCTCATCAATCCATCGTGAAATTTTTGAAGTGATCACATCTTTTGAGTATTCGCTTGAGTGATCGCTCGTTCGTTTCCAAACGCCCATTTGGAAATTGGTCGTGCCCTGGATCTTCTGTTCTCGAAGTGGCTTGTTTTTTGCGGTTCAAGAGAACTTTCGTGCCGCCGTTCGGACGGCACTCTTCATTGATACTCTCAACTGTTGAGAGCTTCAATCACTTTTTGCCCCATTTCAATTGTTCCAAGTGAGACTTCTCCATCCTTTGCCAAGTCCTTGGTACGGTGACCTGCCGACAGAACAGCGTCGACTGCTGCTTCGATTGCTTTCGCTTCGTCGTCCAGGTTCAGCGAATGTCGGAGCAACATGGCAGCTGCCAAAATCGTAGCTAGTGGGTTCGCGATTCCAAGCCCTGCAATGTCTGGTGCCGATCCGTGGATCGGTTCGTAAAGTCCGGGGCCATCGCTTCCAAGGGAGGCACTCGGGAGGAGACCCATCGAGCCGGGAAGCATCGATCCTTCGTCGGTGAGGATATCGCCGAACATGTTGCCAGTCACCACCACATCGAATGTGGATGGGCGAGAAATCAGATGCATCGCCATCGCATCAACCAGGACAACATCGTATTTCAGGTCTGGAAACTCTTCTCGGACAACACGCTCAGCGACCTTGCGCCAAAGCCGCGATGCTTCCAGCACGTTTGCTTTATCGACAGATGTTAAATGTCCCGAGCGACCTTGAGCAGCTTTTGCAGCGACTCGAACGACTCGTTCGATTTCGTGCGTGCTGTAAACCATGGTACTGGTTGCGGTTTCGCTTCCATCGGCATTCTGTTCTAAGTTGGAATCGCCGAAGTAAATGCCCCCGGTCAGTTCTCGCACGAAGAAAATATCGGTTCCTTCCACAATTTCTCGACGGAGAGGAGAAGAATCGAGCAGGAACTCATGTGTGGTGATTGGACGCAAGTTTGCAAAAAGGCCTAACTCTTTGCGAATTTTCAGAAGTCCAGCCTCGGGACGAGTCTTGGCTGTGGGGTCATCCCACTTCGGGCCACCAACAGCACCAAGAAGAATCCCATCAGCGTTTCGGCATGCGTTCAGAGTTGCCTCGGGAAGCGGGTCTCCGAAATCATCAATCGCGTTTCCGCCAATCGGGTGTGATTCGAACTCGAACTTATGTCCAAACTTTTCAGCAACTTCGACAAGAATCTTACGACCTTCTTCAGTCACTTCCGGACCAATTCCATCACCGGGAAGAAGTACAATTTTTGCGTTCACGTTTCTCTGACTTTCAACTGCATTAGATACGACACTCAGTACATTTCCCAAGGATCGGGGATCCAACACCGGGTGAGCAACTCAGACAGGGAACTCATGTTCCCGCTCGTCTGACGCCATTCCGGGTTCCGATTTCCATTTTGCAGGAGATGTCGAGAGGAGATGGGCTAAGACCCCACACCAAAACTTTAACGGAGCAATCGATCATATTCCACCCGCATGCAAGTTCGAAAGCGACTACGGGGGAGTCTCTGAAAACTGAGAGACTTCAGTAATTCTGCTTCATTGTGATGAATCTTGCGATCAGATCGATCTACACGGCTGAATCATGACATGATCGGGCGCTGACAAATTCAAAAAACTTGCTGCCACGGTTGCTGGCAGCTCCTCTACGAACGGCTGGTGGTAGCAAAGCCAGCCATTCTTAAGGTTGTTTTTTACTGTCAATTTGGATGTTGCCGCTCTTCGGGACAAGGGAAGTGGTGAAGAAGAGTGGCGGAGGCTTTGCGAAGTCTCGGCGATGGAAGGTCGCGTGTTGAAAATCGTAGGTTCATTGTCTGTGAAATTCAGTTCGTGCCGATTGTTTCATGTTCAATAATTGTCGGGATTCCATCGACGAGGAGTTTCCGGTTTGCGGAAAACCCTGCGGAGCTTCACTGAAAAAGTTGCGTTTATTTAACAAAGACACGGTCGCAGAAGATGCTTTTTGACCGTGCGAAGTCTGTGAGCTATATGCAAAGAGTGGTTCTCGAGGTGGTGCGTGTCGCATTTCGCCGAGTGGGGATTCACTCGGACACGGAGCTTATTGGTATGTTGGCATCTGCCGTTGAAATTCCTGATCTCTACGAACAAAGTCGCAAGGAACTGGACCCCGGCTTTGATGGAGTCTGCCTGCGTCCTTTGTGGTCGACAGCAGGGCATGGGCCAATCACTTTGTTTCCGGGACGTTATACTGTCGGCTCCGATGAAAGTTGTGATTTTACATTTCCTGTTGCTGGGGTTGCTGGCCAACACTGCTTGATCGTCGTCGGGCGGAAACGCGCGATTTTGAAAGCCAGTTCTCAATTAACGTGGCTGAACGAAGGGGTAATTACCGAAGGCGAACTCAAAGCGGGGGATCGACTGGTCATTGGGCCGATTGAATTCGAAGTGGAAGTCCTGCACGCGGAACCAGCAGTCAGCAGCCAAGACGATTTTTCGCCACCGGACATCGATGAGCTGATCAGACACGCTGCTGAGCAACCTGGGAGCAATCAAAAGGACCGTCGAGAACAACTCGTTCAGGAAATGCTGACTGATGTCGAAGGGCTTCTCGATGTTTTCTTTCAAAAAGAAAAAGAATCGCATGCTCAGTTGACTGCGATGAACACGACTCTCGTAAATGCTCAACTCGAATTGGAGCAAGAGTTCAAACTTCTTGAGTTACAGCGGCAAGAAATTACGGAAAAGCAAAACGAGATTGTTTCAGAGCGTTCCCAGTTAGTGCCCATTGCGGATGCCACCGAGAAGTTACAGGGACTTCGGAAGGAACTTGAGACTCAGGCCGAGGAACTTTCTCAACGCGAAGTTGAACTGCTCAATCAAAAAGCGAGTCTCGCAAAGCAGGTTGAGGAGGTTAATGCTCAGAAAGAGAATCTTCAGGCCTCGCTCGAACGGGTTCAGATTGCTCAGCAAGAGTTAAAAGCATCCGCACAACAGACACAAGAGGAATCTCGTCTCCTCGAAAGTCGCACATCTGACCTCGCTCTTCTGGAACAAGAGGTTCAAGAGCAAAGAAATGCCGTTGAGAAACAACAGCACGAACTCAATGACCTTGCACAACACCTTGAATCTCGATCCGCGGAGATTCAAGCAGGTTTCGATGAGATCAGTGCGCAACAAGAGACATTGAAAGAGAAAGAGCAACAGCTCCAGATCAAAGAAAGCGAACTCCAGAAGAGTCAGGAGCAACTTGACGAACAGGCACAAAGCGTATCGAGCAGAATCGCTGATTTTGATCTGCAATTAGAAACTCTTCGAGAAGACCAAAAGACCGTTCAGGAGCAGCGAACGCAGTTTGAGTCGGAGAAGGAACTCTTCCAGCAGAGACAGGCATCGCTAGAGAAAGAGCTTGCAGCCAGAGATGATTCGTGTGCTGCGATTGTCCAGGAACTGGAGTTGAAAGCGTCTCAACTCGAAGCCGATCTTCAAGACCTGAATCGCCGTGAAGAGAAGCTCGATCTACAGCGACAGGAGCTTCAACTTGAAGCTGACCTGTTCGAAGAGCTTTCAGATGAATTCATTGAATCGCAGCGTGAACTCGAGCGCAAACATGATCAGCTCAATCAAGCTCGCGAAGATTTTGAAAAGCAGCGGCAACTCGAACTCAACGAACTTGCTGAACTCAAACAACAGGCAGCAACGGATCGGCAATTGCTCGACGAGCAATTTTCTCAGTTGAAGAATCTAAAGGCCGAACATGAGCAGGTTTCGCAGACGCTGCAAGCAGACCGACTGAGTCTTGTTCAGTTGGAGGAAGGGCTTCAACAACGCGAAGAAGAGCTTCGCAATGGACATGCTCTACTCGACGAGAAGACTCGTGCGGTTGAAGAGCAGCTCAGTGAGTTGCAAGCACATCGTGATCGGCTCACGGATGACGAGCAAGAACTTGCTCGACAGCAAGCGGAGCTCACGGCTGACCTCGAAGCAGCTGCTGAAAAACAAAACGAGTTCCTCAAACAGAACGAAATCCTCGCTGAGGAACAACGGTCACATCAAGAGCATTGTGAAGCGGTCGCTGCGCTGCATGAACAGTCGCGTTCAGAACTCGATCAACGAGAAGAGCATTTGCGAGTTGCACAGAAGCAACTGGAGTTGCTTTCGCTTTCCATCGAGGAACGAGAAGTTGCAGCAGATCTCCTCTTCGATGACTTGCAGGCTGAAAAGAAGGGGCTGGCAGAACTTGCTGCAGAACTCGAACTTCGTGAACAGGAAGTTCAGGATCAACATGGGCTTCTGGAGACCCAGGATTTCGAACTGAAAGAACAGCTTGAAGCTCAACGTGCGAAGCTGTCAGAGCAAGAGAATAGTCTTGTTCAGCAGAGAGAGGAACTGAAGCGAGAGTTCGAGAACCTGAAGGAACAGGTTGAGCGACTGGACGAGCAAAAGAAACAACTCGAAACAAGAGAGGAGCAACTGCGTTCAGAGGAAGAATCATTAGAAAAACGATCACTGGAAAAGCAGAAGGAGATCGAAGAGCAGACGAAGTCTCTCGCTCTTGAACAGCAGCTTCTGGAAGAACAGACTCAACAATTGAAGTCTCAAAGTTCTGAATATGCTCAGCGTCAGAAAGAAATCGAGGAAGAGCAGGGTGGCTTAGTCCTCTTTGAGAAGGTGCTCAAAGACCGTAAGCAAGATTTTCAGGGAGAGCAGGAACTCTTGCAATCCAGCTCTCTGGAACTGGAAGAGAAAACCAGGCAGTTGCAAGCGGCTCAATCTGAACTCGCCGCTAAAATCGAAAAGTTCAACCTTCAGAAAGCTGAACTTGAACTCGAAGCGGACATCCTTGAAGAGAGGAGTTCCGAACTCAACGAAAAACAAAACGAACTCATCAGTCGAGAAGAAGAGTTTCAGAATCGATGCCGAGAATTCGAGCAAAAACAAGCTGAGGAACAACCTAAGCTTCAGCGTCTCTCACGGGAACTCTCTGAAGAGCGAATCCGACTCGACGATCTGGCAGCACGATTGGAGTCGCAACAACAGGAGTTTCAGCGACAGAGTACGGAATTCAAACTGGATCAGTCCGTATTGTCAGAGTTCGAAGCTGAGCTCGAACAACGCGAAGCTGAACTGCATGCAGCATCGATTGAGCTCAAGGAACAGCAATCGGAACTCGCTTCTCAGACGGAGAAGTTCAACAACGAGCGACAAGAGCGGGAAGCACAACTGCTCGCAGCGGAAAAAGATCTGGAGCAACGCGAACTCCGGTTCGAGACAGACCAGAAACAGCATCAGGCACTTCTCACAGAGTACGAGAAGCTTGAAGCTGCACACTTCGAATTGCGTGATCAGGAACAGGTTCTCCTCAGTCAGATGGCCATCCTGAAATCAAGCGAAGAGGAACTCCGACTCAGTCTCTCCCAAGCCAAACGGGAGGAGGCACAGGAACTTGAGGATCGACAGGCTCAGCTCAATCAACAGCTTGAAGAGCTCAGGTCGCTGGAAAGTGAACTCGCTGAACGTGAGTCACAACTAAAATCACAACATCAAGTCGAACGCGATCAGCTTGAATCTCAAGTTCTTGAACTCTCAAGTCAGCTGGACAGAGTGATCGTTGAACGAAATGAATTACTGGAACAGGGGCAGCAGGTTGCCGAGCAACAGAGAAAGTATGAAAGCGAGAGCGCTGAACTTCAGGAACTTCAACAGTTGCTGGAAGAAAAACTGGAGTACTGCGAGTCGCGGATAAAAGAGACCGAATCGACACGCCAAAAGTTGTCCGGGCAATTTGAAGAACTTCGAGAACGTCAGCAAGGATTTCAACAACTCGAACTCGAACTTGAGGAAGAGAAAGCCTCAATTGAACAGGAGCGAAGTTCAATCGAAATCGCACGTGCCGATTTCGAACAAGACGTAGCGGAATTCGAAGATCTGCAAGAGCGTCTACTCTCTGACCTCAATCAAAGCGACTCGAAGCAAAACGATTCCACTCAAGATCTCGACCCGCAACCTCAAGAAGTGCAAGGAGAATTACAGGGAATTGCCAAAGACGGCGTTGATGAGGATGTCGATCACAAGATCGATGAGAAGGCGACTGACAGTGTTGGTGACGGTGTTAGTGGCAGTGTTCGTGACAAGATTAGTGGCAATGTTGTCAGTGACGACGCTGTAATAAGTGACAACGCGGAATTCAATCTGAATGTCGAACTGCACAACGAGGTGGCCTCAGAGGCAGTCGAAGGCGAAAGCTCCGCTGAGACAGGAGATGAGTCTGCCCCAATCGATGGTCTACGCTCGGAACTGGCAGAAATTTTTGGGATTCCACTGGGGGGGGAAACGCCTGCAGAAAAGTCGACCGCAGAGAACTCTTCGACGGGGATCACTGAAGAGATTGAGTTAGAGGTTGAGTCAGAGAGTGAAACACCTGAAATTTTGGAACTCGCAGAAGCCGGCCTCGAATTGCCCGAGTCACTCAAGGAAGAGGCGACCACACAGACTGACGAAAAGAGTGAAGCCTCAAATATCTCGGAATCGTTTGTTGAGGAATCTCGCACCCCAGACTTTTCCTCAGATGATGTCATTCAAAACTATATGAAGCAGCTTCTCGCCCGGAATTCAGCTGAAAAGTCTCAACCGAAAACATCTGAGGTCCTGGAAACTCCTGAGCAAGAGTTAAGCCCTTCAGCGACACAGTTAAAAACTCAGCCCGTTGAGCGAACCGAAGGTGAGGCATCCAATTCACGGAACACGAACTCACGTGAAGTTCGTGAGTCTGCTGCCATTCGAGCGAATCTGGACTCATTTCGAGAGTTGGCGAACCTCTCCGCACGTTCGGCAGTTGCGAAATCAACACTGAGTCGCGAGCGGACCTTTATAAAAATTTACGCAGCGTGTGCTGGCATCGGTTGGTTATGTACGTCATTCCTGTTAATGACCGAGCAATGGTCGTCATCAGAGCAGGGGCAAGCGACATTGTTAGCCAGTATGACCGGACTCGGGGCGATCTTTGCGACTGCAAAGATGTTCCGTTCGATGGTCAGGGCCAGATATTTCCTCGCTTTAGCCCCCGACAATGAGAATGACGGTGACAGTCTCAATGACAGCGACAGCGACAGCGACATTGACAGCGACAGCGACAGCGACAGCGACATTCACATTGACAACATTGGCAGCGAAGTTGAGATTGAGGCCCCATTGGCGGAGTCGTGATCTGCAACGAAACCGCCTCCGGACATGGGTAACGCTTCCAAACACATAAACCGCATCCAGAACTGTTCCAGTTTCTTGCGAACTGATCCTGAAACTTGAAGTTGCTTACTCAATCGTTGAGAAAAGCAGCTATCCCAGAGGTTTTCGGTCTGGTTTTTGATTGACCAGGATCTTCGCTGCATTCATATTGGGCTCGGTCAGTCATTTCTGAAAATTCCCTCTCTGCGAAAGATGACAACTGGTCTTTCTTGAATCGACACAATAACATACAGGCCAATTCAGGCGCTCAAGATGGTTTTCCCGTAGTGATCACCCATCAAGAGACAATTATTTTCTAGCTCGCTCAACATTGATGCAGAAATTGCCAAGAAGTCCGGCTCGGTCGCTGGAGTGGTTTCGAGAAAATTCCGTTGAGTGAGAGAAACTGGCACGCCCCCCTCAAACGACCAGAATCTGGCTGATCAATGACGCAGAAAATCTCCGGTAACATGATTGCAGACAGCAACGATCAGTACGCAATTGTTGTCTCACGCTTCAACGAACTGGTGACGAAGCGTCTGTTGGACGGGGCAGTAGATACCCTGAAACGACACGGCGCGTCCGCCGATTCGATCGTCGAGTGCTGGGTTCCGGGAGCCTATGAATTACCGATCATCGCTGAACGACTCGCAGCGAGTGGGAAGTACGCTGCTGTCATCACTTTAGGTGCGGTCATTCAGGGTGACACTGACCATCACGACTATATCAATCACGCAGTGGCGCAAGGCATCATGGATGCATCGCAGAAGAATGGGATTCCCGTCTTGTTTGGAGTCCTGACCTGCCGTACGATGGAACAAGCTTTAGACCGTGCAGGTGGTAAAGCCGGGAACAAGGGAGTTGAAGCGGCCTTGGCAGCAATTGAAACTGTTAATGTGCTCAAACAACTTTCCTGATTCGTCTGGCGCAACTTCCCGGGTAGGATTATCGTCTTCTCGTTGTACGTTTTGCGTGTATCCACCTGAGGTAAAAAGAGAGGTCGCAGCATTCTCGATTGAGATTGTCAATGAAAATTGTCCGTTGAGAACAGGGCCCGGCGCCGAGATTGATGGTTTCGCCTCTGGAGTCTTATTCAAGGCTGCGGTTTCCAGAACGACACAAGCAACGACAGCAAATCCAATATTGGTCTTCACGTTCCGCCTCGTGGCGAGCGGTTTATGAAGTCGTGAATGCGACCTTCACGGGCACAACAGGCATTGCGATCGCTGCAGCGACTCGACCGCAATCAATTACACACCTATAGAGAGATTCATGGCTCGTCGAAGTAAATCACGTCAGGTTGCAGTGCAAATGCTGTATCAGGTGGACCTGAACCCGGATACAGAAGTCACTGAGATTAAAAAGATGATTGCCGAACGCATCAGCGATCAGCAACTGATCGATTTTGCGTGGAGCCTTTACGCAGGGGTTATGGAACACCGACAAGAACTCGACCTGAAGATCCAAAGCGTGGCCGCCAATTGGCGGCTGAATCGCATGGCAGCGACGGATCGGGCAGTCTTGCGTCTGGGAGCCTATGAAATCGTCAAAACAGAGACCCCACGCGGTGTCGCCATCGACGAAGCGATTGAACTCGCCAAAAAGTTCGGCGATGCCCAGTCTTCACAGTTTGTGAATGGAATTCTAGACAAAATCCATTCTGATTAGGGCATATTCAATGCTTCTCGCGCCTGTTGGGAGTCTTTTTCTCACGGGAAATCGCTCCGTTCCACGAGGCTGAACGCGAACATCATTTCAATAATGATGGCTCGGGAACACGAGTTCTGCCTCTTTGGGCTCAGCGTGTGTGCTGAGAGCCCCGTTTCTTTGCAGGGATAAAAAACAGAGAAGTCCTCTTTTCGCACAGATCGAAGTGACGAAATGTGGGATTTTGCTCATCAACCGGCTTTGCCGTGAGTGTTTTTTGATGCAACGCAGCATTTTTTCGAAGAATAATCGGAATAATCGTTATTTTCGTAAAGTTCTTCTCATGTCACGTCCTTCGAAGAGTCGAAAACGAAGATAGCTGGAGCTTGCGCGTCAAAATTGTTCCAGATATTTTCGAATCAGAATCATTGACTGAGTCGCGTTCAAACGGATTTGAATGCCTCGTGAGTTATCACGAATCAGTCGAACCGGGGTTTTGTTTAACTCAAACCTCAATGCGGCAGGGAGAATCACATGCGACGGAGTGCGTGCTTTCTAACAATCGTTGGTCTCAGCTTGAACAGTGTCGCTGCTCAAGACCTGTTTGGTCCCTCTGCTGTCCAACCAAAACCAGCTGGGAGAAGCCTCCAGTATTTCAATTCCGGCCAAAATAAGACACAAGAGCAAACGCAGAGTCAACGTTCTGCCGGGCTGAAGCAAGCTCCGCAACCGGTCACAATCTCTCCGGCCGCTCAGACTCCGAATTACTATTCGGAATTATTTGGCGATAAAGCTGAATTGAGCAACGCCGAATCGACCGAATCCCGCTCACGGCTCAAGCCAGTCATTACACCTCAGAATTCGAGCACAACATTTGCTCCACAAGGTGTGGTTCAAGCTGCTTTTGAGGAAGACAAAGAAGCGGCTAGCTCGCAAATTGAACAAGTGCGAGCTGAAGGCCGAGAGGCTCGACCGTTCCCTGGTGCTTCTCCAGTCGAAACTCCATCAAGCTTCGCTCCTGTTGCTCCTGTTGCTCCGCGAGTGCCTGTTGCAAACCCGAATCTTGCAAATCCGAGTGATGCAGTCTCTGGCCAGAAGACTTCACTGACAACACCGATCGCTGTTGAGTCCACCTCACCAGCAATGAGGGCACAAGCAGGCGAAACAGCTCCTGCGAATCGAGGGAACGTCACTTTCAGCCAACGATTTACCAAAGCTCCTCTCGCGGAACCGGTTCCAACTGTCACCACAATCGAAGCTTCCGGACCACAAACTCCGTCCGTGACAATTGAGTGGAAGCAGCAGTCAGCGATCAACGTTGGACAGGAATGCCAATGTGATCTGGTCGTGAAAAACTCCGGGAAAACCGATGCCTCTAGTGTCGAAGTGGAAGCATTTTTCCCAAACAACGTGAGACTTCTCGATGCCAACCCAAAGCCTTCGAAGAGCGAAACTTTCTTAGGCTGGCAATTTGCGACCCTCAAAGCGGGCGAAGAGCGAACTATTAAAATCAAGATGCTTCCTTTAGAACGAGGAAACATCGCCACACGAGCCAACGTTCGGTTCACAGGAACCGCAAGTAACGTTTTCACCGTGGCTGAACCTTTGCTGGCTGTGAAAGTACAAGGTCCACAACAAGTCATGATCGGCGAAAGTGCCCCTCATACTGTTGTGGTGACCAACCCGGGGAATGGGATTGCCTCGAACGTCCAAATCGAAGCTGTCATCCCCGACGGACTTGAACATGCTCGCGGAAAACGTTTGCTCATGGAGATCGGATCATTGAACCCGGGAGAATCTCGGAGCATCCGGCTTGCGATGGCTGCTGTCACCGGCGGAGAGCATCAAATTCAAGTACAGGCGAGAGCCGACGCAGGGTTGATTCAAAGAAGCGTTGCTGAAGTTTCTGTCATCGCTCCAAGTCTGAATGCCACGATCGATGGCCCTGGTCTTCGTTATCTGGGACGTCGGGGAGTCTTCTCTCTCACAGTCGCCAACGACGGAGCAGCGGCCACGAGCAATGTTCAACTGATGCACAAAGTCCCGGCTGGATTCGAGTTCATCAGTGCAGACAAAGGTGTTCAGTTTGATAAATCAACACGACTGTTGACCTGGTTCGTCGGTCGCCTTGAAAAAGGTGAGCAAAGCGAACTCAACGTCACGCTCTCTGCTAAGACACTCGGCGAACACAAGCACCTGGTTCGTGCAACTTCAGAGCACGGAAGCCTGGCAGATGCAGAATTCACGACACGGATTGAAGGAACCTCTTCCCTCTCTGTGGAAGTTGTCGACCTCGACGATCCTGTCGAAACCGGTACAGAAGCCATTTACGAAGTCCGCTTGAAGAACGAAGGCTCAGCCGCTGCCAAAGATGTTGGACTCGCTTGCGAGATGGCAACCGGAGTCAGCTTCGTAGGAGCGACTGGCCCAACACAGCACATTGCTGAACAACAAAACATTGTGTTCCGAACAATTCCAGAACTCGGCCCCGGGAAAGTGGCTGTCTACCGTGTCAGAGTCACTTCTCAAACATCCGGAAATGCTCGTTTCCGAGCCCGAGTCACCAGCGAATCGGTCGAAGAAGCACTCACCGCAGACGAGTTGACCAAGTTCTATGGTGAGTAAATTTCCTGCTGACCACACTCGCTGTGGTAGCTGACAGGTTGAGATCAATAGATCTGCACTCCGAGAAGCCGCGACTGAGGAATCAGTTGCGGCTTTTTTTATGCGCCGAGATCATTGCAGAATGACGAGAATTTGTAGATGCTGATGGGAATAACGAAATCCAAATTCAATCATTACGGACGGAATCACGCGCGGTGCGAGGAAGTCCATCGAGGGATCAGATGAAACCAATTCAAAAACTTTCAGCCATTGTCATCCTGCTCTGTCTGGGGACACTCACGAGTGTGGCATCTGCTCAGGACTGGACGCGATTTCGAGGACCGAACGGAGAGGGCAAAAGTGACCTGCAAGGTCTTCCGACTCAGTGGTCTCAGGATCAGTATGAATGGGTGATCGAACTTCCGGGCAAAGGGCATTCCTCACCGACTGTTGTGGATAATTTCTTGTTTCTGGCCACCGGCGAAGCGAACGGAAATCGAACGCTGCACTGCTTGAACGCGACCACTGGAAAAACGATCTGGAAGGATTCAATCAAACTCGAAGCGAATCACCTGCATCGCAAAAACAGCTACGCCTCGGGAACTCCAGCCGTGGGAGATGGTTTTGTGTATGTGGCCTTCGCGGATGAACAGCATTACGTGTTGCTGGCCTATAATTTCAAAGGAGAGCGTCAATGGTCACAAGACCTGGGGACATTCACCAGCTCCCACGGTCAAGGTGTTTCACCAATTGTGTACGACGGGAAGGTGATTGTTCCTTCGGATCAAGCAGGACCGAGCAAAGTCGTCGCCCTCGATGCCAAAACTGGAGAGCATGTTTGGACTTCCGAACGGAACTTTCGCAAAGCATCGTACGCCACTCCGATTATCATCAACGTGAATGGTGAGGACCAACTGGTCTGCTTGTGCGGAGCTTTGGGACTCACAGGACTCGACCCTCAAACCGGCAAGTCACTCTGGCAATCCGGTGAACTCCCGAAACGGACAGTCGCCTCACCGGTTTATGGGGATGGGCTGCTCTTCGCTACTTGTGGCTCAG from Thalassoglobus polymorphus includes the following:
- a CDS encoding DUF11 domain-containing protein: MRRSACFLTIVGLSLNSVAAQDLFGPSAVQPKPAGRSLQYFNSGQNKTQEQTQSQRSAGLKQAPQPVTISPAAQTPNYYSELFGDKAELSNAESTESRSRLKPVITPQNSSTTFAPQGVVQAAFEEDKEAASSQIEQVRAEGREARPFPGASPVETPSSFAPVAPVAPRVPVANPNLANPSDAVSGQKTSLTTPIAVESTSPAMRAQAGETAPANRGNVTFSQRFTKAPLAEPVPTVTTIEASGPQTPSVTIEWKQQSAINVGQECQCDLVVKNSGKTDASSVEVEAFFPNNVRLLDANPKPSKSETFLGWQFATLKAGEERTIKIKMLPLERGNIATRANVRFTGTASNVFTVAEPLLAVKVQGPQQVMIGESAPHTVVVTNPGNGIASNVQIEAVIPDGLEHARGKRLLMEIGSLNPGESRSIRLAMAAVTGGEHQIQVQARADAGLIQRSVAEVSVIAPSLNATIDGPGLRYLGRRGVFSLTVANDGAAATSNVQLMHKVPAGFEFISADKGVQFDKSTRLLTWFVGRLEKGEQSELNVTLSAKTLGEHKHLVRATSEHGSLADAEFTTRIEGTSSLSVEVVDLDDPVETGTEAIYEVRLKNEGSAAAKDVGLACEMATGVSFVGATGPTQHIAEQQNIVFRTIPELGPGKVAVYRVRVTSQTSGNARFRARVTSESVEEALTADELTKFYGE
- a CDS encoding PQQ-binding-like beta-propeller repeat protein; the encoded protein is MKPIQKLSAIVILLCLGTLTSVASAQDWTRFRGPNGEGKSDLQGLPTQWSQDQYEWVIELPGKGHSSPTVVDNFLFLATGEANGNRTLHCLNATTGKTIWKDSIKLEANHLHRKNSYASGTPAVGDGFVYVAFADEQHYVLLAYNFKGERQWSQDLGTFTSSHGQGVSPIVYDGKVIVPSDQAGPSKVVALDAKTGEHVWTSERNFRKASYATPIIINVNGEDQLVCLCGALGLTGLDPQTGKSLWQSGELPKRTVASPVYGDGLLFATCGSGGRGSNLVGVDPAEQGAVKSERKQNLPYVPTPIVHEGHIYLWNDDGIVCCVDLSGDFSKNVWRERVGGTYSGSPVMIDGKIYCIAEDGEIAVIDAKPEYKFYGKSPLGDESYATPTVANGRAYFRGFHTLACLKAQND